A genomic window from Caballeronia sp. SBC1 includes:
- the rpiA gene encoding ribose-5-phosphate isomerase RpiA, whose amino-acid sequence MTQDELKQLVAAEAAAYVHANVPEGAVIGVGTGTTANCFIDAIASTKSRYRGAVSSSLATTARLEAHGFKVLELNEIESLPVYVDGADEIDPHGAMIKGGGGALTREKIVASVADVFVCIADASKRVEVLGTFPLPIEVVPMARTAIGRRITALGGVPVLRVKQDGSPFITDNGNEIIDVKTLKITDPLALEAQLNAWPGVVTVGLFAARGANVCLLGTPGGVERIDYTPR is encoded by the coding sequence ATGACCCAAGACGAACTGAAGCAACTGGTCGCCGCCGAAGCGGCTGCCTATGTCCACGCCAACGTACCCGAAGGCGCGGTGATCGGCGTCGGCACGGGCACGACGGCGAATTGTTTTATCGATGCCATCGCCAGCACGAAGTCGCGTTATCGCGGGGCGGTATCGAGCTCGCTTGCCACTACCGCTCGACTCGAAGCGCACGGTTTCAAGGTGCTGGAGTTGAACGAGATCGAATCGTTGCCCGTGTATGTGGACGGCGCCGACGAAATCGATCCCCACGGCGCGATGATCAAGGGCGGCGGCGGGGCGCTTACGCGCGAGAAGATCGTGGCGTCGGTGGCGGACGTGTTTGTCTGCATCGCGGACGCAAGCAAGCGCGTCGAAGTGCTTGGTACGTTCCCGTTACCCATTGAAGTCGTGCCGATGGCACGCACGGCAATCGGCCGGCGCATCACGGCCTTGGGCGGTGTTCCGGTGTTGCGGGTGAAGCAGGATGGTTCGCCGTTTATCACCGACAACGGTAACGAGATCATCGACGTGAAGACGCTGAAGATCACCGATCCGCTCGCGCTTGAAGCACAACTTAATGCGTGGCCGGGCGTGGTGACGGTAGGATTGTTCGCGGCGCGCGGCGCGAATGTATGTTTACTTGGAACCCCGGGCGGTGTGGAACGGATCGATTACACGCCGCGCTAA
- a CDS encoding SirB2 family protein, whose amino-acid sequence MSDLYLPLRSVHMTCAALSILGFVIRYIWMLRESPLLQNRAVKIVPHIVDTLLLLSAIGLVGIIGFGPNAAWLTAKIAGLIVYIVLGTLALKRARTKGARAVFGLLAIVVFAFIASVARTHNPLGFFMHV is encoded by the coding sequence ATGTCCGATCTTTATCTGCCGCTGCGCTCCGTGCATATGACCTGCGCGGCGCTCAGCATCCTGGGTTTTGTCATTCGCTATATCTGGATGCTGCGTGAGTCCCCACTGTTGCAAAACCGCGCGGTGAAGATCGTGCCGCATATCGTGGATACGTTGCTGCTGTTGAGCGCTATCGGGCTGGTGGGAATCATTGGCTTTGGACCGAACGCGGCGTGGCTGACGGCGAAGATTGCCGGGTTGATCGTGTATATCGTGCTGGGTACGCTCGCGCTAAAACGCGCTCGCACGAAAGGCGCGCGAGCGGTGTTCGGCCTGTTGGCAATCGTCGTGTTCGCGTTCATTGCGTCGGTAGCGCGCACGCATAATCCGCTCGGTTTTTTCATGCACGTCTGA
- a CDS encoding N-acetylmuramoyl-L-alanine amidase produces MRFRSAVICGVCCALLAACSSTEINRGTYIADTRYHATSADSRVRFLVMHYTRGDEARSLAVLTGDDVSVHYVLPDNPPIENGEPVVYQLVPESERAWHAGQSEWQGTTELNAASIGIENVNVGPIDTPRGRTWQPYPPAQVDALVKLSKDIVTRYKIPPTRVVGHSDIAPQRKTDPGPAFPWRTLYDNGIGAWPDDATVAQHLAGRDPKSLVDVAALQQKLQRYGYDVATDGVLDDKTRQVIAAFQMHFRPTDYAGNPDAETDAIAAALLDKYFP; encoded by the coding sequence ATGCGATTTCGCTCCGCCGTCATTTGCGGTGTGTGTTGCGCGCTGCTCGCAGCATGCTCCAGCACCGAGATCAATCGCGGTACCTACATTGCCGACACGCGTTATCACGCGACCAGCGCCGACTCACGCGTGCGCTTTCTCGTCATGCATTACACGCGAGGCGACGAAGCGCGATCGCTCGCAGTCCTGACTGGGGACGACGTCAGCGTGCACTACGTCTTGCCCGATAATCCACCCATCGAGAACGGCGAGCCGGTGGTCTATCAGCTCGTGCCGGAATCGGAGCGTGCATGGCATGCGGGCCAAAGTGAATGGCAGGGAACGACGGAGTTGAACGCCGCGTCAATCGGCATTGAAAACGTCAACGTGGGTCCTATCGATACACCGCGGGGACGCACATGGCAACCGTATCCGCCGGCGCAGGTCGATGCGCTCGTGAAGCTCTCGAAAGACATAGTCACGCGCTACAAGATTCCCCCCACGCGCGTGGTGGGTCATAGCGATATCGCGCCTCAACGCAAGACCGATCCGGGCCCCGCATTCCCCTGGCGCACGCTCTACGATAACGGTATTGGCGCGTGGCCCGATGACGCCACGGTGGCGCAGCATCTCGCCGGACGCGATCCCAAGTCGCTGGTCGACGTGGCTGCCTTGCAGCAGAAACTCCAGCGATACGGCTACGACGTCGCAACCGACGGCGTGCTCGACGACAAGACGCGCCAGGTGATCGCCGCATTCCAGATGCACTTCCGCCCCACCGATTACGCGGGCAACCCCGATGCAGAAACAGATGCAATCGCGGCCGCGTTGCTCGATAAATACTTCCCTTAA